The Spirosoma foliorum genome has a window encoding:
- a CDS encoding TMF family protein, which yields MKTNYSTLPQSVLYVLLSLLPTLVVAQNNYVATTPSSTTPGVFNTLVGVNAGQNMSSGGTFNTFLGAQAGNGNTTGSQNTFIGYQAGYANSTLGNNTFVGYKAGYANSIGIANVFVGSEAGVANTTGQGNMFLGQQTGSSNTTGNYNLFIGNSSGAGNTAGLGNTAIGDGSLLHNTTGQRNTAIGQYAGVNNNGNYNVMIGFAADVSSSSATITNAVAIGPYAQVNQSNSIVLGNGANVGIGTSAPANKLEITSGTANKSGLRFTNLTGASNSLVSLSISLQNPIVKVLTVDNNGDVVLAGLGVNLGLGSLPGGRLSADAGQLTGALPWSLNGSTIQSNNDSPVTIGGNINRLPAGYKLYVAGGILTERVKVAIKDSGEWADYVFEDNYKLRSLSDVESYIKTHRHLPGVPSANDVAKQGIDVGKMDAKLLEKIEELTLYMLELKKENQEMKKAINELLNNK from the coding sequence ATGAAAACTAATTACTCAACTTTGCCACAAAGTGTACTATACGTATTACTAAGTCTATTGCCAACACTAGTAGTAGCACAAAATAATTATGTAGCTACTACCCCAAGTTCAACAACGCCTGGTGTGTTCAACACATTAGTAGGTGTCAATGCGGGACAGAATATGTCTTCTGGTGGCACATTCAATACCTTTTTAGGCGCTCAAGCTGGCAATGGAAACACAACCGGTTCACAAAACACGTTCATAGGCTATCAAGCCGGGTATGCTAACTCAACTTTAGGAAATAATACATTCGTAGGTTATAAGGCAGGCTATGCAAACAGTATTGGTATCGCTAACGTTTTTGTTGGTAGTGAGGCTGGCGTGGCTAATACGACTGGTCAGGGAAATATGTTTTTAGGGCAACAAACAGGGTCCAGTAATACAACGGGCAATTACAACCTATTTATAGGAAATTCTTCCGGTGCTGGTAATACGGCTGGATTAGGTAATACGGCTATCGGTGATGGTTCCTTACTACATAATACCACAGGTCAGCGTAACACGGCTATTGGTCAATATGCAGGTGTTAATAATAATGGCAATTATAACGTGATGATCGGTTTTGCCGCAGATGTATCTTCATCCTCAGCTACTATTACCAACGCCGTAGCTATTGGACCTTATGCTCAAGTAAATCAGAGTAACAGTATTGTGCTGGGCAATGGAGCTAATGTGGGGATCGGTACTTCAGCCCCGGCCAATAAACTAGAAATTACGTCCGGAACGGCCAATAAGTCAGGACTACGCTTCACTAATTTAACTGGAGCATCTAATTCACTGGTTAGCTTGTCAATTAGTCTGCAAAATCCAATAGTCAAAGTACTAACGGTAGATAATAATGGCGACGTAGTGCTGGCAGGCCTTGGAGTGAACTTAGGCTTAGGCTCCCTACCTGGCGGGCGCCTAAGTGCGGATGCAGGACAATTAACAGGAGCACTTCCATGGTCACTAAATGGATCGACAATTCAGTCAAATAATGATAGTCCAGTAACTATAGGCGGTAACATCAATCGACTGCCAGCTGGTTATAAGCTATATGTTGCCGGAGGTATTTTGACAGAGAGGGTAAAGGTAGCGATAAAGGACTCTGGTGAATGGGCCGACTATGTATTCGAGGATAACTATAAATTACGTAGTCTAAGCGACGTTGAGAGCTATATCAAAACTCACAGGCATTTACCAGGCGTACCTTCAGCCAATGATGTGGCTAAGCAAGGTATTGATGTGGGTAAGATGGATGCCAAATTATTAGAGAAGATTGAAGAGCTGACTTTGTATATGCTTGAGCTAAAGAAAGAAAATCAAGAAATGAAGAAAGCCATAAATGAACTTCTTAATAATAAGTAA
- a CDS encoding IS3 family transposase, producing the protein MKAARFTESQIVAILKQQDSGQTVAQISREHGISEATFYGWKAKFGGMQASEVKRLKDLEPGRRSGGKPAIEENVCRAKSAKRHLQRGFTKKVVGPAERRALAKWVITEKKISQRKACRWVGLNRNALAQPVAIKEKDELLVGRIKQLANRYKHWGLLKIYRRLRKQGETANHKRVRRLYRLGGFNLPRKLKKRLPESVRQPLPKAMACNRCWSLDFTSDSLTDGRNFRTLNVIDDYNREALGIEVDYSLPAQRVTRLLDQLVDRYGKPERLRSDNGPEFISQALQDWCADKEVILHWIEPGKPTQNAYIERFNGTFRREVLNANMFRSLAQVRRTVDEWLVEYNTERPHQALKFMTPAEYRQVA; encoded by the coding sequence ATGAAAGCAGCACGATTCACCGAATCGCAGATTGTGGCGATTCTCAAACAGCAGGACAGCGGCCAAACTGTCGCCCAGATTAGCCGTGAGCATGGCATTAGTGAAGCCACCTTTTACGGGTGGAAAGCCAAATTTGGCGGTATGCAGGCTTCGGAAGTCAAACGATTGAAAGACCTCGAACCGGGCCGCCGGAGCGGAGGAAAACCGGCGATTGAAGAAAATGTATGCCGAGCTAAGTCTGCAAAACGACATCTTCAAAGAGGCTTTACAAAAAAAGTGGTAGGGCCTGCCGAGCGCAGAGCGTTGGCCAAGTGGGTGATCACCGAAAAGAAGATTAGCCAGCGCAAAGCTTGCCGTTGGGTAGGTCTAAACCGCAACGCCTTGGCCCAACCAGTAGCTATTAAAGAAAAAGATGAGCTGCTAGTAGGCCGGATCAAACAGCTAGCCAACCGGTATAAACATTGGGGCCTGTTAAAGATTTACCGCAGACTGCGGAAGCAAGGTGAGACCGCTAATCACAAGCGTGTCAGAAGATTATATCGGCTGGGTGGATTTAATTTACCTCGTAAGTTGAAGAAGAGGTTACCGGAGTCGGTTCGGCAACCGTTGCCCAAAGCAATGGCCTGTAATAGATGTTGGTCATTAGATTTTACGTCCGATAGTCTGACCGACGGTCGTAACTTTAGGACGCTGAATGTGATTGACGATTATAACCGGGAAGCCTTAGGCATTGAAGTAGACTATTCTTTACCTGCTCAACGAGTTACCCGGCTACTGGATCAGTTAGTGGATCGCTACGGCAAACCGGAACGGCTACGAAGTGATAATGGACCCGAATTTATCAGCCAAGCGTTACAGGATTGGTGTGCAGATAAGGAAGTCATACTACACTGGATCGAGCCGGGCAAGCCCACTCAGAATGCCTACATCGAACGCTTCAATGGCACGTTTCGCCGAGAAGTGTTGAATGCTAATATGTTTAGGAGCTTGGCGCAGGTACGCCGAACGGTGGATGAGTGGCTAGTCGAATATAATACGGAGCGACCTCATCAGGCATTGAAGTTCATGACACCCGCCGAATATCGACAGGTGGCCTGA
- a CDS encoding glycosyltransferase family 2 protein, producing the protein MLSVVIPTYNAASFLPLLLKRLQEQTVPHELIIIDSGSTDNTLELITSEDILLLSIDKASFNHGTTRNLGLKLAKSDIVVFMTQDALPASPDTLEKLMVMLCSREDIALAYGRQLPYPETGVFGRFARLINYPDYSVVKTKDLIPTMGIKTCSCSNSFAAYRKANLESVGGFPSETILGEDVSVAARFILQGKAVAYCAEAQVFHSHDYSLLEEFKRYFDIGVFHEEQSAVLSEFSKAESEGLKYVLQEWRYLSQNGYKRLIPAQLVRMIAKYIGYKMGRKQNLFPNSIKRRISMHPGFWHKLPSSTTELDH; encoded by the coding sequence ATGTTATCAGTTGTCATTCCTACTTATAATGCTGCCTCTTTTCTTCCTCTTTTATTAAAAAGACTTCAGGAACAAACAGTACCGCATGAACTGATCATAATTGATTCAGGGTCAACAGACAATACGTTAGAGCTAATAACTTCTGAAGACATATTATTACTGTCTATAGATAAAGCATCGTTTAATCATGGTACTACTAGAAATCTAGGACTCAAACTGGCGAAATCTGATATAGTAGTCTTTATGACGCAAGATGCGCTACCAGCGTCACCCGACACTTTGGAGAAGTTAATGGTAATGCTTTGCTCTCGGGAAGATATTGCTTTAGCCTACGGACGGCAGTTACCTTATCCTGAGACAGGTGTTTTTGGCCGATTCGCCCGTTTAATAAATTATCCTGATTATAGTGTTGTCAAAACGAAAGACTTAATTCCAACAATGGGAATTAAGACGTGCTCCTGTTCCAACTCATTTGCTGCATACCGCAAGGCTAATTTGGAATCTGTTGGAGGATTCCCGTCTGAAACGATTTTGGGCGAAGATGTATCTGTAGCTGCCCGATTTATTCTTCAGGGTAAAGCTGTGGCTTATTGTGCTGAGGCTCAAGTGTTTCATTCCCATGATTATTCGCTGCTTGAAGAGTTTAAGCGATATTTTGACATTGGGGTATTTCATGAAGAACAAAGCGCGGTATTAAGCGAATTTTCAAAAGCAGAGTCAGAAGGACTCAAATATGTTTTGCAAGAATGGCGCTATTTAAGCCAAAATGGCTATAAAAGGCTTATTCCAGCTCAGCTGGTACGAATGATCGCAAAATACATAGGCTACAAAATGGGAAGGAAGCAAAATTTATTTCCCAATTCTATAAAACGTCGAATAAGTATGCATCCTGGATTCTGGCATAAACTCCCGTCTTCTACAACGGAATTGGATCATTAA
- a CDS encoding helix-turn-helix domain-containing protein yields MNYSTQIKEELGYLQILEKQQSKAKLRDAVRLVRLLKSGQCTTQLQAAESINLSLRQVQRIWKAYQTNGIEALIAQKPPTYRGKLSTFQITRLRQYLFDDQAQTLADIQAYLAASLGVSYTIGGVFDLCKRLNIKAKTGRPVHAHQRPGALEAYKKRSPN; encoded by the coding sequence ATGAACTATAGCACTCAAATTAAGGAGGAACTCGGTTATTTACAAATCCTTGAAAAACAGCAGTCAAAAGCAAAATTACGGGACGCCGTTCGCTTAGTGCGCTTGCTTAAGTCGGGGCAGTGTACTACCCAATTACAGGCCGCTGAGTCTATCAACTTGAGCCTACGCCAAGTCCAACGTATTTGGAAAGCCTATCAAACCAACGGGATCGAGGCCTTGATCGCCCAAAAGCCCCCAACTTATAGGGGTAAACTGTCCACCTTTCAAATCACCAGGCTGCGCCAATATCTTTTTGATGATCAAGCCCAGACCTTAGCCGACATTCAGGCCTATTTGGCAGCCAGTTTAGGCGTTAGCTATACTATCGGTGGCGTATTTGACTTGTGCAAACGGCTCAATATCAAGGCCAAAACGGGTCGCCCCGTGCATGCTCATCAGCGACCCGGTGCCCTAGAGGCATATAAAAAAAGGTCTCCCAATTGA
- a CDS encoding glycosyl hydrolase family 28-related protein, with the protein MINVKDAQFGAFGDGGHDDTAAIQKAINFAKTLSYPTGGGTYRVNVFFPAGFYYITSPINITNADGIWLTGDGGRYLNTNIIGVTGGVIFDFSGSSLAGCENFTFISNPGNGTSRSTIGTLFALTSNGGLNCGIRNCYFQMQDFPTANSGFGTIGILCVRADEFFVHECLVRANTPIVMSNTTSLVGIGVTNTVSSSFQALTQGNGSMGFIDIQATSLQNYEKRQPALVLNGVNTLNFHGYLSRLTANSGSVETAILCNQYTTNLRIHANIESFSQILKATNGGFEGNEFNIVIANETAPTTSLIDVTGCIVRGLKLRVSLPIIAERPNRYVIYYAPDTNPNQPSSGSIIDSEITCYDIISNQYIISPNLLKQATNVLFNTSQPFEKKGGRLRQLSNNKVSAGTIGSIATATIFSFLQADNTASTNSRGGYYRIWVDGTIQAGSYGSAYSAVLSFQAQIIINQNYIGTMDLPSSTVIILDKSATNPTFIDITGLVINVTFLNRIGTVTITPKASGSSTSEAIVYNGVAEIQSDFLINDPIPL; encoded by the coding sequence ATGATAAATGTTAAAGATGCACAATTTGGTGCTTTTGGCGATGGCGGTCATGACGATACAGCAGCAATACAAAAAGCAATAAATTTTGCTAAAACCCTTTCCTATCCAACAGGTGGCGGAACTTATCGAGTTAATGTATTCTTTCCTGCAGGTTTTTATTACATTACCTCTCCAATAAATATAACGAACGCCGATGGCATTTGGCTAACAGGCGATGGTGGTCGCTATTTGAACACGAATATTATTGGTGTTACAGGTGGGGTTATCTTCGACTTTAGTGGATCATCATTAGCTGGATGTGAAAATTTTACTTTCATATCAAATCCTGGAAATGGAACGAGTCGCTCCACCATAGGAACTTTATTTGCTTTAACTTCTAATGGTGGTCTTAATTGTGGCATACGTAATTGCTACTTTCAAATGCAAGATTTTCCTACCGCTAACAGCGGTTTTGGTACAATTGGCATCTTATGTGTTCGAGCAGACGAATTTTTTGTACATGAATGTTTAGTGCGAGCAAATACTCCGATTGTAATGAGTAATACGACTTCGCTTGTTGGAATAGGTGTTACCAATACCGTTTCAAGTAGCTTTCAGGCTCTTACTCAAGGAAACGGCTCCATGGGATTTATAGATATTCAGGCAACGTCTTTGCAGAACTATGAAAAGCGGCAACCAGCTTTAGTATTAAATGGGGTTAACACGCTAAACTTTCATGGATATTTAAGTCGACTTACAGCCAATAGCGGTTCTGTTGAAACAGCCATATTATGCAACCAGTATACGACTAACCTGCGTATACACGCTAATATTGAATCATTCTCGCAGATTTTAAAGGCAACTAATGGTGGGTTTGAAGGGAATGAATTTAATATCGTCATAGCCAATGAGACCGCTCCTACGACTTCATTAATCGACGTAACAGGGTGTATAGTACGAGGACTCAAACTTCGTGTTTCTTTGCCCATTATTGCAGAGCGCCCTAATCGCTATGTCATTTACTATGCCCCAGATACTAATCCAAACCAACCTTCGTCTGGTTCAATTATTGATAGTGAAATTACCTGCTATGATATTATCTCTAATCAATATATCATATCACCCAACCTGCTTAAACAGGCAACAAACGTATTATTTAACACTTCGCAACCTTTTGAGAAAAAGGGAGGCCGTCTTCGGCAATTATCAAACAATAAAGTAAGTGCAGGAACAATTGGGTCTATTGCAACAGCTACAATATTTAGTTTTTTACAAGCAGATAACACAGCTTCTACTAATAGCCGCGGTGGTTACTACCGTATTTGGGTTGATGGAACAATTCAGGCTGGAAGTTACGGATCAGCCTACAGCGCAGTACTTTCTTTTCAAGCCCAAATAATCATTAATCAAAATTATATTGGCACGATGGATTTGCCTTCCTCGACAGTAATTATACTAGATAAGAGCGCAACAAATCCAACATTTATTGACATTACTGGCCTGGTGATTAATGTCACTTTTTTAAACCGGATTGGAACTGTTACTATTACTCCAAAAGCCTCAGGAAGTTCAACATCAGAGGCCATTGTTTATAATGGCGTTGCGGAAATTCAAAGCGATTTCCTCATTAATGATCCAATTCCGTTGTAG
- a CDS encoding transposase: MSEDFANTSIFFHDELRAGTRTELGRKWCPVGHRPISPVHIGYENVYLYLALCPFTGQAYAAFLPKLNGEWFGWFIEQIQGCLASKTLFIADGATAHKANLFNNTHRVFSQLPAACPELNPVERIFKEVRRRLKHRLFTSLAEAQQRVRIILEDLFDDCQTIINLACFPYILNKTTNI, from the coding sequence TTGAGTGAAGATTTTGCGAATACCTCCATTTTTTTTCATGATGAACTGCGAGCAGGTACTCGTACTGAATTAGGGCGCAAGTGGTGTCCGGTTGGTCATCGGCCCATCTCACCCGTGCATATTGGGTATGAGAATGTGTACCTCTATCTGGCTTTATGCCCCTTTACGGGTCAGGCTTATGCCGCCTTTTTACCTAAGCTCAATGGGGAGTGGTTCGGGTGGTTTATTGAGCAGATCCAGGGTTGCTTAGCCAGTAAGACCCTATTTATTGCTGATGGAGCAACGGCTCATAAAGCCAATTTATTTAACAATACGCATAGGGTCTTCAGTCAGTTACCAGCTGCTTGCCCAGAACTAAATCCAGTCGAGCGGATCTTCAAAGAGGTTCGTCGCCGATTGAAACATCGGTTGTTTACCAGTTTGGCAGAAGCTCAGCAGCGGGTCAGAATAATCTTGGAAGATTTATTTGATGACTGCCAAACGATCATCAATTTAGCCTGCTTTCCTTATATTCTAAATAAGACAACTAATATCTGA
- a CDS encoding T9SS type A sorting domain-containing protein, whose amino-acid sequence MKKSFAFICFWFTSLLALAQKEDLTRTLAATYYPQPLEQAVKSLIASNIVSVSQQVEYRAGKSILLNPGFEAKAGSIFAAHTEYTAINFGDGHSDHLLIKTYPNPFVEKTTIVYQLASTAVTNLFISDAEGKVVGRLVNNQLQQAGRYEVEWLADQLPTGAYICTLEAGQQHISNRLIRK is encoded by the coding sequence ATGAAAAAGTCATTCGCTTTCATTTGTTTCTGGTTCACGAGTCTTCTGGCCCTAGCCCAGAAAGAAGATCTGACTCGCACACTGGCAGCCACTTACTATCCACAACCTTTAGAGCAGGCAGTTAAGTCATTAATTGCCAGTAATATTGTATCAGTTAGTCAGCAAGTTGAATATCGGGCAGGGAAATCTATTTTACTTAACCCTGGGTTTGAGGCTAAGGCTGGTTCCATATTTGCTGCTCATACAGAATACACGGCTATTAACTTTGGGGATGGCCACTCTGACCATTTATTAATAAAGACCTATCCTAATCCGTTTGTTGAAAAAACAACTATTGTTTATCAATTAGCAAGTACTGCCGTCACTAATCTATTTATTAGCGATGCTGAGGGTAAAGTAGTAGGTAGGCTGGTAAACAATCAACTTCAACAGGCTGGCCGTTATGAAGTTGAGTGGCTAGCCGATCAGTTGCCTACAGGCGCTTATATATGTACGTTAGAAGCAGGACAGCAACATATATCTAACCGCCTAATTAGGAAGTAA